The following proteins are encoded in a genomic region of Deltaproteobacteria bacterium:
- the queD gene encoding 6-carboxytetrahydropterin synthase QueD, producing the protein MPGVFEICVETHFSAAHSLIGYQGNCAQIHGHNWIVEVFVRCRELNDIGIGIDFRDVRQAIKDLIKDLDHSYLNEYPEFKNTNPSSENIAKFLYRELGGKINSDNVKISKVKVSETRGAGAYYWEE; encoded by the coding sequence ATGCCTGGAGTTTTTGAAATTTGTGTAGAGACCCACTTTTCCGCCGCCCATTCACTGATTGGTTATCAGGGTAATTGCGCCCAGATACACGGGCATAACTGGATAGTTGAAGTTTTTGTAAGGTGCCGGGAATTAAACGATATCGGAATCGGCATTGATTTTAGAGACGTCAGGCAGGCTATCAAAGATCTTATCAAGGATCTTGACCATTCCTATCTGAATGAATATCCCGAATTCAAAAACACAAATCCCTCATCTGAAAACATTGCCAAATTTTTATACAGAGAGTTGGGGGGTAAAATTAATTCGGACAATGTGAAGATTTCGAAGGTAAAGGTGTCTGAGACACGGGGTGCGGGAGCTTATTACTGGGAGGAATAA
- a CDS encoding GGDEF domain-containing protein, protein MEAVTIIGRDAGFCKLASRILKDRYRTAAFSNIQSALDYIYNDIPDLVVIEIDRGDEKTISFLNLLKEDPIFSCLPVLAVFDGDIDATEWENILFEDYLRKADVKNDILSRVAFGIMRLDRVVEINPLTRLPGNLSIARQIQRRLDKNEIFALAYADLDNFKPFNDRYGFGRGDELIRVTGRIIFSIVKATQPKRCFVGHIGGDDFVIIMKYDLIEGAARIIIEQFDRVIAGFYDPEDWDAGYIPATDRHGNRTNFPITSISIGISDTEKRTFKHHGELMEAASEMKSYAKQFTGSCLKMDQREKNADRK, encoded by the coding sequence ATGGAAGCGGTAACGATTATCGGCAGAGACGCGGGGTTTTGCAAGTTGGCGAGCCGGATACTCAAGGATCGCTACCGCACAGCAGCGTTCAGCAATATCCAATCTGCGCTCGATTACATTTATAACGACATACCCGACCTCGTAGTTATTGAGATTGACCGCGGTGATGAAAAAACCATCTCCTTCCTCAACCTCCTCAAGGAAGACCCCATTTTCAGCTGCCTGCCCGTCCTCGCTGTTTTTGATGGTGATATAGACGCAACGGAATGGGAGAATATTCTCTTCGAGGATTATCTCCGGAAAGCAGACGTGAAAAACGATATTCTCTCAAGGGTTGCGTTTGGTATCATGCGCCTTGACAGAGTCGTAGAAATCAATCCGCTCACGCGGCTGCCGGGAAATCTCTCCATAGCTCGTCAGATCCAGCGAAGGCTCGACAAAAACGAGATTTTTGCCCTCGCCTATGCCGACCTCGATAATTTCAAGCCCTTTAACGACCGCTACGGATTCGGCCGCGGGGACGAGCTCATCCGTGTGACGGGGCGGATCATCTTCAGTATCGTGAAGGCCACACAGCCTAAGAGATGTTTCGTTGGACACATCGGGGGTGATGATTTCGTTATCATTATGAAATATGATTTGATCGAAGGCGCGGCACGGATCATCATTGAACAGTTCGACAGGGTAATAGCGGGGTTTTACGACCCGGAGGATTGGGATGCCGGTTACATTCCGGCCACAGACCGGCATGGCAACAGGACTAATTTTCCGATTACGAGTATCTCCATAGGAATATCAGATACGGAGAAAAGGACATTTAAGCATCATGGTGAACTGATGGAAGCCGCTTCGGAGATGAAGAGTTATGCAAAGCAGTTCACCGGAAGCTGTCTCAAGATGGATCAGCGGGAGAAAAATGCGGATCGGAAGTGA
- a CDS encoding radical SAM protein, whose protein sequence is MLRVNELFYSIQGESSHAGRPCVFVRLTGCNLRCSYCDTRYAYDEGQNLEIDEIIDRVTSYRCRLIEITGGEPLIQKETPELIHQLLERGFEVLLETNGSLDISNIDDRCVKIVDIKCPSSGETKNNDLKNLKRLSDKDEIKFVIGSEEDYVYAKKIMSLIGKRNLKIKPPIFSPVHKQMEPKLLAEWILADHIDVRMQIQLHKIIWGSEMRGV, encoded by the coding sequence TTGTTAAGAGTAAACGAGCTTTTCTACAGCATCCAGGGAGAATCTTCCCATGCCGGACGGCCCTGTGTATTTGTAAGATTGACCGGATGCAACCTCCGGTGCTCATACTGTGACACCCGTTATGCGTACGACGAGGGGCAAAACCTTGAAATAGACGAGATTATCGACAGGGTAACATCGTACCGATGCCGATTAATCGAAATTACGGGTGGAGAACCCCTCATCCAGAAAGAAACTCCGGAATTGATCCATCAATTGCTTGAAAGAGGCTTTGAGGTTCTCCTGGAAACCAATGGCAGCCTCGATATCAGCAACATTGATGACCGTTGCGTGAAAATAGTGGATATCAAGTGCCCCTCAAGCGGTGAGACAAAAAATAACGACCTCAAAAATCTCAAAAGACTCTCAGATAAAGACGAAATCAAATTTGTCATCGGAAGCGAGGAAGACTATGTGTATGCGAAAAAGATCATGTCTTTGATTGGGAAACGCAATCTGAAAATCAAGCCACCCATCTTCTCTCCGGTTCATAAACAAATGGAACCGAAACTCTTGGCAGAATGGATATTGGCGGATCATATCGATGTGAGAATGCAGATTCAGCTCCATAAAATTATCTGGGGATCTGAAATGAGAGGGGTATAA
- a CDS encoding HDOD domain-containing protein, protein MNKVIESKILRHRVENIGRLPTVPETLRKLSVIMEKPNVSLTEISNFVQSDPALTFRVLKMVNSAIYGFPGRISSVSHAIMLLGLNVVKGLLLGISVFELMQKAMTGLYEHSMGCAAAAKIIAQKKGLREPEEVYVAGLLHDIGKVVMALEFSTAYEVALACAVAEDISIAEAEKRCFADNHTALGGVISEKWRFPKKLTEAILYHHMPQGAKFAPVETAIVHLADILIKARGLGFSGDHIVPIVNETAFDSLQLTEQDILDVLQELEGSFEATEEILL, encoded by the coding sequence ATGAATAAGGTCATAGAATCGAAAATCCTGCGCCACCGAGTTGAAAATATTGGTCGTCTTCCCACGGTGCCTGAGACGCTCAGAAAGCTTTCAGTCATCATGGAGAAACCAAATGTTTCCTTGACCGAAATCTCAAATTTCGTGCAGTCGGACCCTGCTCTTACTTTCCGAGTCCTTAAGATGGTGAACTCTGCCATATATGGTTTTCCAGGACGAATCTCATCAGTATCCCATGCGATCATGCTTCTTGGCCTCAATGTCGTTAAGGGACTTCTTCTCGGCATTTCGGTCTTCGAACTTATGCAGAAGGCGATGACCGGTCTCTATGAACATTCAATGGGATGCGCCGCCGCCGCAAAGATCATTGCCCAGAAAAAGGGGCTGAGGGAACCCGAAGAGGTGTATGTTGCGGGTCTTCTCCACGACATCGGAAAAGTGGTCATGGCCCTCGAGTTCAGCACGGCATACGAGGTTGCCCTCGCCTGCGCCGTGGCCGAAGATATCTCAATTGCAGAGGCAGAAAAACGATGTTTTGCAGATAACCATACTGCACTCGGCGGTGTTATTTCCGAGAAGTGGCGTTTTCCAAAAAAACTGACCGAAGCGATCCTCTACCACCACATGCCGCAAGGTGCTAAATTCGCACCTGTAGAAACAGCAATTGTCCACCTTGCGGACATTCTTATAAAGGCAAGAGGGCTCGGCTTTTCAGGAGACCATATAGTACCCATAGTCAATGAAACGGCCTTTGACAGCCTCCAGCTTACGGAACAGGATATCCTCGATGTGTTGCAGGAACTGGAGGGGTCATTTGAAGCAACGGAGGAGATTCTGCTTTAA
- a CDS encoding class II fructose-1,6-bisphosphate aldolase yields the protein MIHYKELGLVNTRELFKKAMQGGYAIPAFNFNNLEQLQAIIAASVETKSPVILQVSKGARQYANQILLQYMAQGAVEVATQMGCAIPIVLHLDHGDSFDLVKSCIDTGFSSVMIDGSHLPYEENIKLTRWVVDFSHRYDVSVEGELGVLAGVEDEVSSLHSHYTKPEEVEDFVKRTGVDSLAISIGTSLGAYKFKVKPGESPPPLRFDILDEVERRISGFPIVLHGASSIPQKIVDEINKYGGKLEDTAGVSEDQLRRAAKSAVCKINIDSDGRLAVTGAIRKVFYEKPDEFDPRKYLGPARDALIELYKHKIINVLGSNGKA from the coding sequence ATGATACACTATAAAGAATTGGGGTTGGTAAACACCCGGGAACTTTTTAAAAAAGCGATGCAAGGCGGTTATGCCATACCTGCATTTAATTTTAACAATTTGGAGCAATTACAAGCTATCATTGCCGCCTCTGTTGAAACAAAATCACCGGTCATTTTACAGGTCTCAAAAGGCGCCCGCCAGTATGCAAACCAGATTCTCTTGCAATACATGGCGCAAGGGGCTGTGGAAGTTGCAACACAAATGGGATGCGCCATTCCTATCGTCCTGCATCTCGACCATGGTGATTCGTTTGATTTAGTGAAATCCTGTATTGATACCGGCTTTTCCTCGGTAATGATTGACGGTTCGCATTTGCCGTATGAAGAAAATATAAAGCTTACCCGATGGGTTGTTGATTTTTCCCACCGGTACGATGTGAGCGTCGAAGGCGAGTTGGGCGTTCTTGCAGGGGTTGAAGATGAAGTTTCATCTCTCCATAGCCATTACACCAAGCCCGAAGAAGTAGAAGATTTTGTCAAACGCACCGGTGTTGATTCATTGGCAATCTCAATTGGTACATCCCTTGGAGCGTATAAATTCAAGGTTAAACCCGGTGAATCCCCCCCCCCGCTAAGGTTTGATATCCTGGATGAAGTGGAAAGACGGATATCCGGGTTCCCGATAGTTTTGCACGGCGCATCTTCCATACCGCAGAAAATTGTGGATGAAATTAACAAATACGGTGGGAAGCTTGAAGATACTGCAGGTGTTTCTGAAGATCAGCTCCGCAGGGCGGCAAAGTCGGCGGTTTGCAAAATAAATATCGACTCTGATGGAAGATTGGCGGTAACAGGGGCGATAAGAAAAGTCTTCTATGAAAAACCTGATGAGTTCGATCCGAGAAAATATTTAGGTCCGGCCCGTGATGCATTGATAGAACTCTACAAGCACAAAATCATCAATGTTTTAGGAAGTAACGGCAAGGCCTGA